Proteins from a genomic interval of Colletotrichum higginsianum IMI 349063 chromosome 6, whole genome shotgun sequence:
- a CDS encoding SET domain-containing protein, producing MAASQLSLETLFTWAMFNNVDLVDVEAREIPSCGLGLISNKDLSRDEETLETSTLLRIPHELVLSAEAVENYAKVDKNFRQLLDAAGHKSTRHDICLYLLTQKVLSERLKTSLQGGVSTPWTEYVKYLPPRVPVPTLWTEQERDMLQGTSLESATAAKIVALTDEFDELRETSSTLTFWNELFWESEKISLIDWVRVDAWFRSRCLELPKSGEAMVPVLDLANHSSEANAYYEENGKDEVVLLLRPGCRVSSGEEMTISYGDAKSGAEMLFSYGFIDPVSAADRMTLPLMPLEDDPLGKAKLHIFKGPPTVEFVRTNGSFSWESPFAYIMCLNEEDGLLFRVLQDTDGSRELRLFWQEEDVTAMTTSFDQHINGHPLAQIFRLRVVTILQDLAVAQLERLNIAAPLEHLDESSNEGGLVNKACISAASTLRGQETVLLETAVEALEEQKIQLLADENVVAYLGSMEDTQNDLAEEASSNDEEDFS from the exons ATGGCCGCTTCCCAGCTCTCCCTTGAGACGCTATTCACTTGGGCCATGTTCAACAACGtagacctcgtcgacgtcgaagcGCGCGAGATACCCAGCTGCGGCCTCGGATTGATATCCAACAAGGATCTCAGCCGCGATGAGGAGACATTGGAAACATCTACTCTGCTGAGGATCCCTCATGAGTTAGTCTTGTctgccgaggccgtcgagaactacgccaaggtcgacaagaACTTTCGCCAAttgctcgacgccgccgggcaCAAG TCGACCCGGCATGACATCTGCCTTTATCTCCTCACGCAAAAGGTTCTTTCGGAGCGGCTAAAGACGTCTTTGCAGGGTGGCGTGTCGACGCCCTGGACCGAGTACGTCAAGTATCTGCCTCCACGGGTGCCTGTCCCAACCCTTTGGACAGAGCAGGAACGCGACATGTTGCAAGGCACATCCCTCGAA tcggcgacggccgccaAGATCGTTGCCTTGACTGACGAGTTCGACGAGCTCCGCGAGACATCCTCCACGTTAACTTTCTGGAACGAACTGTTTTGGGAAAGCGAAAAGATCTCTCTGATTGACTGGGTTCGGGTCGACGCATGGTTTCGCTCCCGATGCCTGGAGCTTCCCAAGTCGGGCGAGGCCATGGTCCCGGTACTGGACTTGGCAAACCACTCGTCCGAGGCCAATGCGTACTACGAAGAAAACGGCAAGGACGAGGTGGTTCTGCTCTTGCGACCCGGATGCAGGGTCTCGTCTGGGGAAGAGATGACAATCTCGTACGGTGATGCAAAATCCGGGGCAGAGATGCTGTTCAGCTACGGGTTCATAGACCCCGTGTCAGCCGCTGACCGCATGACGCTGCCCTTAATGCCTCTCGAAGATGACCCCCTCGGCAAGGCGAAGCTGCACATCTTCAAAGGGCCCCCAACTGTGGAGTTCGTCCGGACGAATGGGTCCTTCAGCTGGGAGAGCCCTTTTGCCTATATCATGTGTCTcaacgaagaagacggccttTTGTTTCGCGTCCTGCAGGACACTGATGGTTCACGTGAGCTAAGGCTATTCTGGCAAGAGGAAGATGTGACAGCGATGACAACCTCCTTCGACCAACACATCAACGGCCACCCGCTTGCTCAGATTTTCCGTCTTCGAGTGGTTACCATCTTGCAGGATCTGGCAGTCGCTCAGCTGGAGCGATTGAATATTGCCGCTCCCCTGGAACATCTGGATGAGTCTAGCAACGAAGGAGGTCTCGTTAACAAGGCGTGCATCAGCGCAGCTAGTACGCTGAGGGGGCAAGAGACCGTCTTACTGGAAACCGCCGTGGAGGCTTTGGAAGAGCAG AAAATACAACTTCTTGCAGATGAAAACGTGGTGGCTTATCTCGGATCGATGGAAGATACCCAAAACGATCTAGCCGAAGAAGCGTCGTCCAATGATGAGGAGGACTTCAGTTAA
- a CDS encoding Rapamycin complex subunit LST8 target yields MSVILCTAGYDHTIRFWEALSGICSRTIQHPDSQVNRLCISPDKRFLAAAGHHTVKLYDIKSTNPNPLLTFEGHTGNITGVAFHCEGKWMVTSSEDGTVKIWETRSGQVQRSYNHGCPANDVVIHPNQGEIISCDRQGSVRVWDLAENNCSHQLIPEEDVSVSSVTVASDGSLLCAANNGGNVFVWQLIQAYDRTQLLPVTHFNAHKEYITRILLSPDVKKLATCSADHTARIWEVKDLEPAADQEPKPFPLEATLTGHQRWVWDCAFSADSAYLVTACSDHYARLWELHSQQIIRQYNGHHRGAVCVALNDYSESAR; encoded by the exons ATGTCTGTGATTCTTTGCACAG CGGGCTACGATCACACAATCAG ATTCTGGGAGGCCCTCTCCGGCATCTGTTCGCGCACGATCCAACACCCCGACTCTCAGGTCAATCGTCTCTGCATCTCCCCCGACAAGcgcttcctcgccgccgcaggccaCCACACGGTCAAGCTCTACGACATCAAGTCGACAAATCCGAACCCGCTGTTGACATTCGAGGGTCACACGGGCAACATCACCGGCGTTGCCTTCCATTGCGAGGGCAAGTGGATGGTCACCAGCTCCGAGGACGGAACCGTCAAGATTTGGGAGACGCGTAGCGGCCAGGTCCAGCGTAGCTACAACCACGGCTGTCCCGCCAACGATGTCGTGATCCACCCAAACCAGGGCGAGATCATTAGCTGCGACCGCCAGGGAAGCGTCCGTGTCTGGGATCTGGCCGAGAACAACTGCTCCCACCAGCTGATCCCCGAAGAGGACGTCTCCGTCTCGAGCGTCACGGTCGCCAGCGATGGTTCTCTGCTTTGCGCTGCTAATAATGGA GGAAACGTTTTTGTGTGGCAGCTGATACAAGCTTACGATCGGACACAGCTCCTCCCCGTGACGCACTTCAACGCGCATAAGGAGTACATCACGCGCATTCTTCTCTCGCCTGACGTCAAGAAGCTCGCGACCTGCAGTGCCGACCATACCGCTCGCATCTGGGAGGTGAAGGACCTcgaacccgccgccgaccaggAGCCGAAGCCGTTCCCGCTCGAGGCGACCCTCACGGGCCACCAGCGCTGGGTATGGGACTGCGCATTCAGTGCCGACTCGGCCTACTTGGTGACGGCCTGCTCCGATCACTACGCCCGGCTATGGGAACTCCACAGCCAGCAGATCATCCGCCAATACAACGGTCACCACAGAGGCGCCGTCTGCGTCGCTCTGAACGACTACTCAGAATCCGCTAGATAA
- a CDS encoding Protein kinase, giving the protein MNFLKSAVASAIAQGPPFPYSFGDKVDIDESIWTLNNGTKREDGSNCSIFSFDIVANKSRLPLAKNALRKLRTLRHPGVIKVLDTVETDTYIYIATERVVPLRWHVKRKSLTPETIKWGLSSIARTIKFINDEASSIHGNLRVGSIYTSESGEWKTSGFDVLSNVKDDEAVIYTYGSLVPDSGRYAPPELARGGWEAIKKSPHSAVDSFGFGCLIFEVFNGDFMGSDQAGQTKSIPPTMQQSYKRLVNPNPKARVSVGHFLEQGQRSGSFFDSPLIKLTEGIENLGVKTETEREQFLDDLDQITDDFPEDFFKMKVLPELIKSVEFGGGGPKAFSIVMKIAAKLSTEDFDSKITPVVIRLFSNPDRAIRVCLLDSLPLMIDRLTQKVVNDKIFPQLVTGFTDAAPVVREQTLKSVLVIISKLSDRTINGDLLKYLAKTANDEQPGIRTNTTICLGKIAKNLGTSSRSKVLIAAFTRSLRDPFVHARNASLMALGVTGECFSDEDVALRIMPAVCPLLIDKEKVIRDQASKTMDVYLQKVRKAAASMPDSALPPQGAEGPGGPRMSTPQPSEASASSWAGWAISSFTNKLSTAAGEMQTSNGSGAASPLPTPSPGPDARRPTTSSASALHRQAVKSPPPPMSRTPSSVVADAFNPEPADDGGDVWGDLGDDEGWGEPIGGTKSSTGKRETTASATPFDDGAEPDFAGWLAAQSQKKGNSSKPLPKGLAKSSTAAAKKPLVAKPAAKPVVAKKIDMKPKQAEDDDDGWGEGW; this is encoded by the exons ATGAACTTCCTTAAGTCGGCGGTTGCCTCTGCCATTGCCCAAGGGCCACCGTTCCCTTACAGCTTCGGTGACAAGGTAGACATCGACGAGTCCATATGGACGCTGAACAACGGCACCAAACGA GAAGACGGATCCAATTGTAGCATCTTTTCCTTCGACATTGTCGCCAACAAGTCTCGACTACCCCTAGCAAAAAATGCTTTGCGCAAGCTGAGGACGCTACGACATCCAGGTGTAATCAAAGTGTTGGATACTGTGGAG ACCGATACGTACATTTATATTGCGACGGAACGAGTTGTGCCCTTGCGATGGCATGTGAAGCGGAAGAGCCTTACACCAGAGACAATCAAATGGGGCTTGAGCAGTATTGCG CGGACAATCAAGTTTATCAACGACGAAGCGTCATCGATACACGGAAACCTCAGGGTCGGCTCCATATACACGTCTGAGAGTGGCGAATGGAAAACGAGTGGCTTCGATGTGCTGAGCAACGTCAAGGACGATGAGGCAGTTATATAT ACCTACGGCAGTTTGGTTCCCGACTCGGGGCGATATGCGCCGCCAGAGCTTGCGCGTGGCGGATGGGAAGCTATCAAAAAGAGCCCCCATTCCGCAGTAGACTCTTTCGGCTTCGGTTGCTTAATATTCGAGGTTTTTAATGGCGACTTCATGGGGTCCGACCAGGCTGGTCAGACGAAGAGTATCCCTCCGACAATGCAGCAGAGCTACAAGCGCCTGGTCAATCCCAATCCTAAAGCACGCGTTAGCGTTGGTCACTTCCTAGAGCAGGGCCAACGCAGCGGCTCTTTCTTTGATAGCCCACTCATCAAGTTGACAGAGGGGATCGAGAACCTCGGTGTTAAGACCGAGACAGAGCGGGAGCAGTTCCTGGA TGATCTTGACCAAATAACGGATGATTTCCCCGAGGACTTCTTTAAGATGAAGGTTCTCCCGGAACTAATCAAGTCGGTTGAGTTTGGGGGTGGAGGACCCAAGGCATTCAGCATTGTCATGAAAATCGCGGCCAAGCTCTCCACCGAGGACTTTGATTCCAAGATCACACCAGTAGTTATCCGGCTTTTCTCCAATCCCGATCGAGCCATCCGTGTCTGCCTTCTTGACAGTCTGCCTCTGATGATAGATCGGCTCACGCAGAAGGTCGTCAACGACAAAATCTTCCCGCAACTGGTCACCGGTTTCACAGACGCCGCCCCAGTTGTTCGAGAACAAACCTTGAAGTCTGTTCTTGTCATCATCTCGAAACTTTCGGATCGGACAATCAATGGAGATCTGCTCAAGTATCTCGCCAAGACGGCGAACGACGAGCAGCCAGGTATCCGGACAAACACAACCATCTGTCTTGGAAAGATTGCCAAAAACCTTGGCACGTCTTCGAGGAGCAAGGTCCTCATTGCTGCATTTACCAGATCCCTCCGAGATCCATTTGTGCACGCCCGCAACGCATCACTGATGGCTCTCGGTGTTACCGGGGAATGCTTCTCCGACGAAGATGTCGCCCTCAGGATCATGCCGGCGGTATGCCCGTTGCTGATAGACAAGGAGAAGGTGATCCGCGACCAGGCCAGCAAGACGATGGATGTGTATTTGCAGAAAGTCAGAAAGGCGGCGGCCAGTATGCCTGACTCGGCTCTGCCTCCTCAGGGCGCAGAAGGTCCCGGAGGGCCCCGGATGAGCACGCCGCAACCCAGCGAGGCTTCCGCATCCTCCTGGGCCGGCTGGGCCATCTCCTCATTTACCAACAAGCTTTCGACAGCAGCGGGGGAGATGCAGACTTCCAACGGCTCGGGTGCTGCCTCCCCCTTGCCGACCCCGTCCCCAGGCCCAGACGCGAGGAGACCAACCACTTCCTCGGCATCTGCTTTGCATCGACAGGCTGTCAAgtccccgccgccaccgatgTCACGGACACCTTCGTCGGTTGTTGCGGACGCATTCAACCCAGAAcccgccgatgacggcggcgacgtctgGGGCGACTtgggagacgacgaggggtGGGGAGAACCGATTGGCGGAACCAAGTCCTCCACGGGGAAGAGAGAAACAACCGCAAGCGCGACGCcattcgatgatggcgctgaaCCTGATTTTGCTGGTTGGCTAGCCGCGCAATCGCAGAAGAAGGGTAACTCGAGCAAGCCTCTACCCAAGGGGCTGGCTAAGTCCtcaacggcagcggcaaAGAAGCCCCTCGTGGCCAAGCCAGCAGCCAAGCCTGTGGTAGCAAAGAAAATAGACATGAAGCCTAAGCAGGCcgaagatgatgacgacggttGGGGCGAGGGCTGGTAG